TTCCTGCAACTTTTGAACATTTCCGAGCTGTGATTGTGTTTCTTTCATGGAGAACATCATCCCATCTCCCTGCTTCAGCAAaaagattagaagaaataacATGATCTTGAGTACTGGTTGATGACTTTGCCTCTATTAGTCTACTGACCAAACTTAACCCTAGATCAACGTTACCATGTACTCTGCAAGCGTTAATCATCATCCTCCAAACAACTGCATTTGGTTCTACAGGCATTTCCTTCACAAACTTATTGGCCTCCTCCAGCATTCCCGCTCGTGCGAGCATGTCAACCATGCAGCCACAGTGTTCAATCTGGGGCTCAATATTGTACACCTTGCACATAGTATCATACAATTTTtgaccaacttcaactagaccCGAATGATCACATGCTAAAAGAACACCAATGAATGTGACAGAATTTGGCTCAACTTTCTCTGCCAGCATTTGCCTAAATGCGAGGAGGGCTTCCTCTCCTTCTCCATTGATAGCATGCCCCACTATGATTGACGTCCATGAGACAACATCCTTTTTCGCCATCTTATCAAATATGGATTTAGCTCGAGCCATGTTCCCACATTTTGCATACATGTCTATAAGAGCATTTTGCAGAACATTTCTCCCATTAACATGATCGTTACTTGCTATATAGGAATGAATATCAGTGCCATGAGATAGTTCTCCAGATTTCCGGCAAGCAGAGATTAATCCTAGCATTGTTACTTCATCTGGCTCTCGGTTCCTACATTTCATCAAATTGAAGAGCCATAGAGCTTCCTTGGTTAATCCATTTTCAACATACCCATGTATCATCGAGTTCCAAGATGCAATATTGTTATCAGGTAGCTCATCAAAAACTTTCTTGgcaaaatcgatcaaaccacACTTGGAGTACATGTTGATGAGCACAGTCCCAAGAGAAACTGATATCTCTTTTCCACTAGCTATTAAATGCCCATGGGACACCTTCCCCTGGTTGAGGTCTCCACCATTAGCACAAGCCAAAATAAAGCTAATGAATGACACTCTATCGTACTCAATGTTCCTATATCTCATTTCTCTAAACAAAGAGAAAGCTTTCCCACAGTCATTACTCCTAGCATATCCCGCAATCAGGGTGTTCCATGTGACCAAGTCCTTTTCAATCATCGAATCAAAAAGT
This Manihot esculenta cultivar AM560-2 chromosome 6, M.esculenta_v8, whole genome shotgun sequence DNA region includes the following protein-coding sequences:
- the LOC110617080 gene encoding putative pentatricopeptide repeat-containing protein At3g05240 → MSVWRAILRQFDLESDPFTVISFFKAMQRGKRNDSLRDPFVYASLLKACNRVLGFKEGKSIHSRVIRLGLDGNVNVLNSLIYFYMSSNRSLSYACVLFDRIPERTVVTVNCMVSGFLKNKQFDIGLRFFNEVLAGAFGLGLKPNYVTLIVLISGCVENGGYKVGKLLHSYSSKTGFDVIIQVCNTLIDFYCKCEYIDDAARLFDSMIEKDLVTWNTLIAGYARSNDCGKAFSLFREMRYRNIEYDRVSFISFILACANGGDLNQGKVSHGHLIASGKEISVSLGTVLINMYSKCGLIDFAKKVFDELPDNNIASWNSMIHGYVENGLTKEALWLFNLMKCRNREPDEVTMLGLISACRKSGELSHGTDIHSYIASNDHVNGRNVLQNALIDMYAKCGNMARAKSIFDKMAKKDVVSWTSIIVGHAINGEGEEALLAFRQMLAEKVEPNSVTFIGVLLACDHSGLVEVGQKLYDTMCKVYNIEPQIEHCGCMVDMLARAGMLEEANKFVKEMPVEPNAVVWRMMINACRVHGNVDLGLSLVSRLIEAKSSTSTQDHVISSNLFAEAGRWDDVLHERNTITARKCSKVAGKSSISDLKD